From a region of the Neobacillus niacini genome:
- a CDS encoding efflux RND transporter permease subunit: MSMFTKWAFQNKAAVSLMTILVLIIGVVSYFRLPMEFLPSADNPQVTIITMGQGTDSKTMESDVTSPIERAVTGIKGKNSIYSTTGDGFSKVDLFFEAGSDMKQAKLDVQEALSNVALPAYISKPIISQLNTSMIPISNIAVTFKDGLTTENLELVKEKIEPLYKDIDGVAQVQTYGLVDPVISLKIDNQKLAQNQVSLQSVLGILQGQNSALAVGEKSIDGKTSNIKVIGDVSSLEKLKQLPVAPNVTLEDISSIKETKQSNFLNRFDGEEALSISITKDSNSNAVTISKEIEKVTKEINKKYDSQESTIYVASADMVETSVQTMMKEVLLGALFATIVIMIFLRNIRTTFITIVSIPLSLCFTLFLLSRSGVTLNILTLGGVAVAVGRLVDDSIVVIENIYRKMQTEKFSVQMVIDATKQVGVAITASTLTTVAVFLPMSLLNGGLQEFLLPFALTVTYSLLASLLVALTLVPLMSAGLLKNTKLPEHKPAVRFPKAVKWSLNHKWIVFTISFLLFAGSIGAYFAVPKGAVDNSTADFVSATLKYPNETPFETVKEKAIELENSITEMNEVEYVFNQVGSSADFAQFGQIGSPTEAVISILLKDKDDTDKVLKEIEKKKDDYKGAVLEVATASFMMGGSATNITIDVVGEDIEQLEKTANRIKETVSDIDGVEEVTTNQDEKKTVYSLVVDPAKGNTQQIAQQLGVMLNQTHLGTITVNEKQTMVVLEPLLNTETEADLKNIPIMTENGMIPVSEIAALKETESSTSQFHKDGETYLRVTASVDPAKLSEISTKINLELFGDQKGNKGMDLPEDVEILVGGASTQQMEDFTDLFFTMLVSIGIVFLIMVITFKSIKAPIAILTSLPLAAIGAILGILISRISVDITALLGALMLIGIVVTNAIVLIDRVRQNEENMTIREALIEATATRMRPILMTAVATICAMIPLLLKEPQSGSLVSQSLAIVVIGGLALATLLTLIVIPCVYELLYFKKSKKQRMAETTEQQIQI; the protein is encoded by the coding sequence ATGTCGATGTTTACGAAATGGGCTTTTCAAAATAAAGCCGCTGTCTCATTGATGACTATATTAGTGTTAATCATTGGGGTTGTTAGTTATTTTAGATTACCGATGGAGTTCTTGCCTTCCGCAGACAATCCGCAAGTAACCATTATAACGATGGGGCAGGGAACAGATTCAAAAACAATGGAAAGTGATGTTACTTCTCCGATTGAACGGGCTGTTACCGGAATTAAAGGGAAAAATTCGATTTACTCCACAACGGGAGACGGCTTTTCAAAAGTAGATTTATTTTTTGAAGCTGGTTCAGACATGAAACAAGCAAAATTAGATGTTCAAGAGGCATTATCAAATGTGGCACTTCCAGCTTACATATCAAAGCCCATCATTTCGCAGCTAAATACCTCCATGATTCCAATCTCCAACATCGCTGTAACCTTTAAAGATGGCCTCACCACCGAAAACCTGGAATTGGTAAAAGAAAAAATTGAACCGTTATATAAAGACATTGACGGTGTTGCTCAAGTTCAAACCTATGGGTTAGTTGATCCTGTGATTTCATTAAAAATAGATAATCAAAAGTTAGCACAAAACCAAGTATCCCTTCAAAGTGTACTGGGAATTCTTCAAGGTCAAAACAGCGCCCTAGCAGTCGGCGAAAAGAGTATTGACGGAAAAACAAGCAATATTAAGGTGATTGGCGACGTATCAAGTCTCGAAAAACTTAAACAGCTGCCAGTTGCACCAAACGTAACCCTAGAAGATATTTCTTCGATTAAAGAAACAAAACAATCCAATTTTCTCAACCGTTTCGACGGTGAAGAAGCATTAAGCATCAGTATTACGAAGGACAGTAATTCAAACGCTGTAACCATTAGTAAAGAAATTGAAAAAGTAACAAAAGAAATTAACAAAAAATACGATTCACAAGAATCTACCATCTATGTTGCTTCAGCTGATATGGTTGAAACATCTGTACAAACGATGATGAAAGAAGTCCTGTTAGGTGCTTTATTTGCAACGATTGTGATTATGATCTTTTTACGTAATATCAGAACAACGTTTATTACGATTGTATCTATTCCGCTATCACTTTGTTTTACTCTGTTCCTGCTTTCACGTTCCGGGGTAACGTTAAACATTTTAACACTTGGCGGTGTGGCCGTTGCGGTTGGGCGGCTTGTTGACGACAGTATTGTTGTCATTGAAAATATTTACCGCAAAATGCAGACAGAGAAATTCTCCGTTCAAATGGTGATCGACGCAACGAAACAAGTAGGTGTTGCGATTACCGCCTCCACGTTAACAACGGTCGCGGTTTTCTTGCCAATGAGTTTATTAAACGGCGGACTACAAGAATTCCTTTTACCATTTGCCTTAACGGTTACCTATTCCCTGCTTGCCTCGTTATTGGTTGCCTTAACATTGGTACCGTTAATGAGTGCTGGTTTATTGAAAAATACGAAACTTCCAGAACATAAACCAGCGGTACGCTTTCCAAAAGCAGTGAAATGGTCTTTAAATCATAAATGGATTGTATTTACGATTTCCTTCCTATTGTTTGCTGGATCGATAGGTGCATACTTTGCCGTACCGAAGGGTGCCGTTGACAATTCTACTGCCGACTTTGTTTCAGCCACCTTGAAATACCCAAATGAAACACCTTTTGAAACAGTCAAAGAAAAGGCTATTGAGCTTGAAAATTCAATAACTGAAATGAATGAGGTTGAATATGTTTTCAACCAAGTAGGTTCTTCCGCGGATTTCGCTCAATTTGGTCAAATCGGTTCGCCAACCGAAGCGGTCATTAGTATTCTATTAAAAGATAAAGACGATACAGATAAGGTTCTAAAAGAAATTGAAAAGAAAAAGGACGATTATAAGGGTGCAGTATTAGAAGTCGCCACAGCTTCGTTTATGATGGGCGGCTCAGCAACCAATATTACCATCGATGTGGTTGGTGAGGATATCGAACAGCTTGAAAAAACAGCAAACCGTATTAAAGAAACCGTGTCTGATATTGATGGTGTCGAGGAAGTAACTACGAATCAAGATGAAAAGAAAACTGTCTACTCTCTCGTCGTAGATCCTGCAAAAGGTAATACACAGCAAATCGCCCAACAGCTTGGAGTCATGCTAAATCAAACACATCTTGGAACCATCACGGTAAATGAAAAACAAACGATGGTTGTTCTTGAACCTTTACTAAACACAGAAACAGAAGCTGACTTAAAAAACATCCCAATCATGACCGAAAACGGGATGATACCTGTTTCTGAAATTGCAGCCTTAAAAGAGACTGAGAGTTCAACTAGCCAATTCCATAAAGATGGAGAAACGTATCTTCGGGTCACAGCATCCGTCGATCCTGCAAAACTCTCTGAAATCTCTACCAAGATTAACCTAGAATTATTCGGAGATCAAAAAGGAAATAAAGGGATGGACCTTCCTGAGGATGTAGAAATTCTCGTTGGAGGAGCAAGTACCCAGCAAATGGAGGATTTTACCGATCTTTTCTTTACGATGCTTGTTTCAATCGGAATTGTGTTCTTGATTATGGTTATCACGTTTAAGTCGATTAAAGCACCAATCGCGATTTTAACCTCCCTGCCCCTTGCAGCCATCGGTGCTATTTTAGGAATCTTGATCAGCCGGATATCCGTTGATATCACCGCCTTGCTTGGAGCACTTATGCTGATTGGAATTGTAGTGACCAATGCGATTGTTCTGATTGACCGTGTGAGACAAAATGAAGAAAATATGACGATCCGTGAAGCACTTATTGAAGCGACTGCTACTAGAATGAGGCCGATTTTGATGACCGCCGTTGCAACCATATGTGCGATGATTCCACTATTGCTTAAGGAACCTCAGTCTGGAAGCTTGGTTTCCCAAAGCTTGGCGATAGTCGTGATTGGTGGGCTGGCCCTCGCTACCCTCTTGACGTTGATCGTTATCCCATGTGTGTACGAATTATTGTATTTTAAAAAATCAAAGAAACAAAGAATGGCAGAAACAACCGAACAGCAGATTCAAATATAA
- a CDS encoding Cof-type HAD-IIB family hydrolase, with amino-acid sequence MNVRAIFIDMDGTLLKASNCISRRNMQAIYGLINQGVQVFLATGRHYEVTAPYHKEIGLRTPMICLNGAAIHDEETGIITEMKTVRLNEERFHHLTAESLYNVIIHTANGLYCKETNEEIDYWTKVGRIPPRYIGDLRQANYQDVLKYSVRTGEPCPELSALFKKEAEVVDWNDGFELLAPNVSKWSAIKSLLTEFRIRPDEVAAIGDGPNDIEMLRHVGTGVAMGNASAKVKAAADFVTGHHENDGLAEFIEQYLLQPYKSNAI; translated from the coding sequence ATGAATGTGCGTGCAATATTTATTGATATGGATGGTACACTACTTAAAGCCTCAAACTGCATTTCCCGCAGAAATATGCAAGCCATTTATGGGCTCATAAATCAAGGAGTACAGGTTTTTCTAGCCACTGGTCGACACTATGAAGTAACCGCACCCTACCATAAAGAAATAGGTTTACGAACTCCTATGATCTGTCTGAATGGTGCTGCTATACACGATGAAGAAACAGGAATAATTACCGAGATGAAAACTGTCCGATTGAACGAGGAACGATTCCACCATCTGACCGCTGAAAGTCTTTATAATGTTATAATCCATACAGCAAATGGACTCTACTGTAAGGAAACAAATGAAGAAATCGATTATTGGACAAAAGTTGGGCGAATTCCGCCACGATATATTGGAGATTTAAGACAGGCGAATTATCAAGATGTCCTTAAATATAGTGTTCGGACTGGAGAACCTTGCCCTGAATTATCTGCATTGTTTAAAAAGGAAGCAGAAGTGGTCGATTGGAATGACGGGTTTGAGCTGCTTGCTCCTAATGTTTCAAAATGGTCTGCTATTAAAAGCTTACTTACCGAATTTCGAATTCGTCCTGATGAAGTCGCAGCCATTGGAGACGGACCCAATGATATAGAAATGCTTCGGCATGTGGGTACAGGTGTGGCAATGGGCAACGCTAGTGCAAAGGTAAAAGCTGCAGCTGATTTTGTTACTGGACACCATGAAAATGATGGATTAGCGGAGTTTATAGAACAATATCTTCTACAGCCATATAAATCAAATGCGATTTAG
- a CDS encoding IDEAL domain-containing protein produces MLNKNNVPMLETGDWVKGNLLSGELIIGFIESLSNVEGVAKVTIVTSDNKEINGRTVAFLTSQLKHLPAANVNNKEQILFQIDLALATGDEEWFNELSAKLHSINQLVKEVNA; encoded by the coding sequence ATGTTAAATAAAAATAATGTTCCAATGTTAGAAACAGGTGATTGGGTTAAGGGAAATTTGCTGAGTGGGGAATTAATTATCGGTTTTATTGAATCGCTAAGCAATGTAGAAGGGGTGGCAAAAGTCACGATAGTAACCAGTGACAATAAAGAAATAAATGGCAGAACAGTAGCATTTTTAACAAGCCAGCTAAAACACCTGCCTGCTGCAAATGTCAACAATAAGGAACAAATTCTTTTCCAAATTGATTTAGCGTTAGCAACAGGGGATGAAGAATGGTTTAATGAGCTATCAGCCAAATTGCATTCAATCAATCAGCTCGTAAAGGAAGTTAACGCATAA
- a CDS encoding RrF2 family transcriptional regulator — protein sequence MNSDFTLAIHSLTLLALQPDRMSTSEYIAESAGVHPVRIRKVLSLLKKHGFIKSKEGTGGGFIFALELSEVSLWDIYKITSEGALQPKCPESNEQCIVGANMQSVLFTIFLGAENHLGEYLKEYTIKEVVSLINQKQ from the coding sequence ATGAACAGTGATTTTACACTTGCCATTCACAGTTTAACTCTACTTGCATTACAGCCAGACCGGATGTCAACAAGTGAATATATAGCAGAAAGTGCCGGTGTCCACCCAGTTCGTATTCGTAAAGTATTAAGTTTATTAAAAAAACATGGTTTTATTAAATCAAAAGAGGGAACAGGCGGCGGCTTTATTTTTGCTTTAGAACTTAGTGAGGTTAGTCTATGGGACATCTATAAGATTACTTCAGAAGGTGCACTTCAGCCTAAATGTCCTGAATCAAATGAACAGTGCATTGTGGGGGCAAATATGCAAAGCGTCTTGTTTACCATTTTTTTAGGTGCTGAAAACCATCTGGGTGAATATTTAAAGGAATACACCATCAAGGAAGTTGTTAGTCTTATTAATCAAAAACAATAA
- the spxA gene encoding transcriptional regulator SpxA, whose product MVTVFTTPSCGSCRKAKAWLEEHQIEYMERNIIANPLTIDEIKSILRLTEEGTDEIISTTSKAYQELNVDIESLPLNALYQLIANNPKMLRRPIIIDEKRLQVGYNEDEITRFLPRKLRTFVNIESHKEAN is encoded by the coding sequence ATGGTAACTGTATTTACAACACCAAGCTGTGGTTCTTGTCGAAAAGCAAAGGCATGGTTAGAGGAACATCAGATTGAATATATGGAAAGAAACATTATAGCTAATCCCCTTACGATTGATGAGATTAAATCCATTCTTCGCCTGACAGAAGAAGGGACGGACGAAATTATTTCGACGACCTCAAAAGCTTATCAGGAATTAAATGTAGATATTGAATCTCTGCCACTAAATGCCTTATATCAATTAATTGCGAACAATCCAAAAATGTTGCGCCGCCCAATCATCATAGATGAAAAAAGATTACAAGTTGGATATAACGAGGACGAAATAACTAGGTTTTTACCACGTAAGCTTCGAACATTTGTAAACATTGAATCGCATAAAGAGGCTAATTAA
- a CDS encoding GntR family transcriptional regulator, whose translation MIIRIEPDSDIPIYEQLSNQIIEGIARGVIQPGDSLPSVRAFASDLGVNMHTVNKSYHLLEKKGIIKIVPKSGAIISSPQDFNQSSLDRLKDEYMPLIAESLVVGMSQKQILELVSIIINDIKKN comes from the coding sequence ATGATTATTCGAATTGAACCTGATTCTGACATCCCAATATACGAGCAGCTATCCAATCAAATAATCGAAGGAATTGCTAGAGGAGTGATTCAGCCAGGCGATTCACTGCCTTCTGTTAGAGCTTTTGCTTCTGACCTTGGCGTTAACATGCACACGGTTAATAAAAGCTACCACCTGTTAGAAAAAAAGGGAATTATCAAGATTGTTCCGAAATCAGGCGCGATTATTTCTTCACCTCAAGATTTCAATCAATCCTCTCTCGATAGACTAAAAGATGAATATATGCCTCTTATTGCAGAATCACTTGTGGTGGGAATGTCTCAAAAACAAATTTTGGAGCTTGTTTCAATCATAATTAATGACATTAAGAAGAATTAA
- a CDS encoding DUF1648 domain-containing protein, with protein MTLAIFLFISIILVCIQTATPYLVKRTIIFGVTVPEKHIKNEQLLSYKKRYTFMVALLSFIVLASYMLWVLMSTPGEEKTVLAGTFIQFGIILFSLSLYFFYHGKTLQLKKKNNWTENLKQVKVADLSVRSHDEMLPWYVFLLPMIITIGVIGYTIFQYDLLPEQIPTHWGINGEADAFTDKTPISAILMPLTLLAMQVMFLGINLGKNKSGIKLSATGLNASRTRQLTLRKNSSWLMFGISLLLTVMFSFFQLTTIHPDLFAGTVMMVTPIIFLVIVLAGTIVFAVKVGRSDKQSIDEVKEEITDYDDDTHWKGGIFYFNRNDPSIFVEKRFGVGWTLNFANPIGYIIVFVPLVVVIFLSTL; from the coding sequence ATGACATTAGCGATTTTTCTATTTATCTCCATTATCCTCGTTTGCATCCAAACCGCTACTCCTTATTTAGTAAAACGGACCATCATCTTTGGCGTCACAGTCCCAGAAAAGCACATAAAAAATGAACAACTCTTATCTTATAAAAAGCGATACACCTTTATGGTTGCCCTTCTTTCATTTATCGTTCTAGCCAGCTATATGCTTTGGGTACTAATGAGTACTCCAGGTGAAGAAAAAACCGTGTTAGCCGGGACATTCATACAATTTGGCATTATTCTATTCAGCCTTTCCCTTTATTTTTTCTATCATGGAAAGACACTTCAATTAAAAAAGAAAAATAATTGGACGGAAAACTTAAAACAAGTTAAAGTTGCTGATTTATCCGTACGATCACATGATGAAATGCTTCCTTGGTATGTTTTCCTTCTTCCTATGATCATTACAATTGGAGTCATCGGGTATACGATTTTCCAATATGACCTATTGCCAGAACAAATTCCAACACACTGGGGAATAAATGGTGAAGCGGATGCCTTTACGGATAAAACGCCAATCTCAGCCATCTTAATGCCGCTAACGCTTTTAGCTATGCAAGTAATGTTCTTAGGAATCAATCTTGGAAAGAATAAATCTGGTATTAAATTAAGTGCAACCGGTCTGAATGCATCACGCACTCGCCAGCTAACATTACGGAAAAACTCAAGCTGGCTGATGTTTGGAATTAGTTTATTGCTAACAGTTATGTTTAGTTTCTTCCAATTAACCACGATTCACCCTGATTTATTTGCAGGTACGGTCATGATGGTAACTCCAATTATTTTCCTTGTGATTGTTTTAGCTGGAACCATTGTTTTTGCTGTAAAGGTCGGGCGTTCTGATAAACAATCTATCGATGAGGTGAAAGAGGAAATAACAGATTACGACGATGATACACACTGGAAAGGCGGAATCTTTTACTTCAACCGAAATGATCCTTCCATTTTTGTAGAAAAACGCTTTGGCGTTGGCTGGACCCTCAATTTTGCTAATCCAATCGGTTATATCATTGTTTTCGTCCCTCTCGTGGTCGTTATATTCTTATCTACCTTGTAA
- a CDS encoding HAD family hydrolase: MKVAIFDFDGTLFPEETFPLLMSHLKKHPIHFQKYRKFFLRIMPVYIAYKCKLYPEQKMKEYSMWSYISAFGSSSKAEIEEFFSQIGGKMGQNLSNQMLHRLEQHKKDGYYTMLVSGAYVPLLNSVTEDVTFDCIIGSNIPYENEKVRKNAPINYIYGERKTEYINNHLANMKVDWENSFAYGDSFTDLNVLELVGNPVAVNPEPRLLEIANHKKWEIIS; the protein is encoded by the coding sequence ATGAAGGTTGCAATTTTTGATTTTGATGGAACATTATTCCCTGAGGAGACGTTCCCGCTGTTGATGAGCCACTTAAAGAAACATCCTATCCATTTTCAAAAGTACCGGAAATTCTTCCTAAGAATTATGCCGGTCTATATAGCATACAAATGTAAACTTTACCCCGAACAAAAAATGAAAGAGTACTCTATGTGGTCGTATATTTCTGCATTTGGTTCTTCTTCCAAAGCAGAAATTGAGGAGTTTTTTTCTCAAATAGGCGGGAAGATGGGTCAAAACCTGAGTAATCAGATGTTACATCGACTAGAACAACATAAAAAAGATGGATACTACACGATGCTAGTGTCCGGAGCATATGTGCCGCTCCTTAATTCGGTCACTGAGGATGTTACTTTTGATTGTATCATTGGAAGTAATATACCCTATGAAAATGAAAAAGTGAGGAAGAATGCTCCAATAAACTACATATACGGAGAACGAAAAACTGAATATATTAATAACCATTTAGCAAACATGAAAGTGGATTGGGAAAATAGCTTTGCATATGGGGACAGTTTTACCGATTTAAATGTGCTTGAATTAGTTGGAAATCCTGTAGCGGTGAACCCTGAACCTCGTTTATTAGAAATTGCTAATCATAAGAAATGGGAAATCATATCGTAA
- a CDS encoding alpha/beta hydrolase: MKKRLTKIGIAIVLIFIIVMGIAGNYFYNVGINRSQEGPNLHGGGSSAAAASIEGSEEQQAKIEALMQWTEQQKFEIVQVKSYDGITLKGRFLKNPHSNGKVVILAHGYKGSSEQMPGITKDYYDMGYDVLKPDARGHGMSEGNYIGYGWHDRKDYVDWIDFLINEKKENTVFLHGFSMGAATVLMTSGENLPKEVKGIIADSGYTTVKAELSHQLKYLYHLPAFPLMEVTSVITKIRAGYTFEEASALESVKKNKLPLFIIHGEQDELVPTEMGTEIYQAASSEKDLWIVKGAGHTEAYTVAEEEYKKRLQNFLDRATQK; this comes from the coding sequence TTGAAGAAGAGATTGACGAAAATTGGGATAGCTATTGTTTTGATTTTTATAATAGTAATGGGAATTGCCGGTAATTATTTTTACAATGTCGGTATTAATCGCAGCCAAGAAGGACCAAACCTTCATGGAGGGGGCAGCTCGGCAGCGGCGGCTAGTATTGAAGGATCAGAGGAACAGCAGGCAAAGATAGAGGCGTTAATGCAATGGACAGAGCAACAGAAGTTTGAGATCGTTCAAGTGAAGTCTTATGATGGCATAACATTAAAAGGGCGCTTTTTAAAGAACCCTCATTCGAACGGTAAAGTCGTAATTCTGGCTCATGGGTATAAGGGCAGCAGCGAACAAATGCCAGGGATTACAAAAGATTACTACGATATGGGATATGATGTTTTAAAACCTGATGCCAGAGGACATGGAATGAGTGAGGGGAACTATATTGGGTACGGCTGGCATGACCGGAAGGATTATGTTGATTGGATTGACTTTTTAATAAATGAGAAGAAAGAGAATACCGTTTTTCTCCACGGATTTTCAATGGGGGCCGCAACCGTCCTCATGACTTCAGGTGAAAATCTCCCTAAAGAAGTAAAAGGAATAATCGCAGATAGCGGTTATACAACGGTTAAGGCAGAGTTATCACATCAATTAAAATATCTCTACCATCTTCCAGCCTTTCCGCTCATGGAAGTAACGAGTGTCATTACAAAAATTAGAGCTGGATATACCTTTGAAGAAGCTTCGGCATTAGAGAGCGTAAAGAAAAATAAACTACCATTATTTATAATTCATGGCGAACAGGATGAGCTTGTCCCAACTGAAATGGGAACTGAAATTTATCAAGCAGCTTCTAGTGAAAAAGACTTATGGATCGTAAAAGGTGCAGGTCACACCGAGGCATATACGGTTGCTGAGGAAGAATATAAGAAAAGATTACAAAACTTTCTAGATCGTGCGACCCAAAAATAA
- a CDS encoding carboxylesterase/lipase family protein, with protein sequence MTNTIIESAYGKLQGEQINGVFAWKGIPYAKPPVESLRFRAPELPDSWEGIRDATSFGPVAPQSQREIMEFFGNDISNMSEDCLYLNVWSKGADDKKRPVMVWIHGGAFVSGSGSSSWYDGASFAAQGDVVVVTINYRLGIFGFLHLGEIGGEEYATSANCGIQDQVAALQWVQENIAAFGGDPNNVTIFGESAGAMSIGVLLGFPSAQGLFHKAILQSGAAANVHASEKATKIAGHLLATLQVEPTNLSKLEELSVEQLIQAADLVPPMSLGPVIDGVSLPRHPEEAIAEGSAKDITILIGTNKDEYNIFSAFDPAWKNADETKVKQLFEKTFGPLVPLISSYLGGNQPLSQELYNKLLTRSVFTYPAQKLTELQVKQGAPVWMYRFDWETPVFGGALKSTHALEIPFVFNTLDTPNTENFTGSSPERKLVASQMHQAWINFARNGNPNSESLPEWPQYNLNDRSTLIFNIDSAVENDPNRKERMIWEQATMMLKS encoded by the coding sequence ATGACGAACACAATCATTGAAAGCGCTTACGGTAAATTGCAAGGAGAACAAATCAATGGTGTATTTGCATGGAAGGGGATCCCATATGCGAAGCCACCAGTTGAATCACTTAGGTTTCGTGCCCCGGAGCTGCCAGACTCTTGGGAAGGGATTCGTGATGCGACCTCCTTTGGACCAGTGGCTCCACAATCACAACGAGAAATAATGGAGTTTTTTGGAAATGATATTTCAAATATGAGTGAGGACTGTCTGTACCTAAATGTATGGTCAAAAGGAGCCGATGATAAAAAGCGGCCAGTAATGGTTTGGATACACGGCGGTGCTTTTGTGTCTGGATCAGGGTCGAGCAGCTGGTATGACGGCGCTTCATTTGCTGCACAAGGTGATGTCGTTGTCGTAACGATTAATTACCGCTTAGGAATTTTCGGTTTCCTTCACCTTGGAGAAATTGGCGGTGAAGAGTACGCGACTTCCGCAAATTGCGGTATTCAGGATCAGGTTGCAGCCTTGCAATGGGTGCAGGAAAACATTGCTGCTTTTGGAGGGGATCCAAATAATGTAACCATATTTGGAGAATCCGCGGGGGCAATGAGCATTGGGGTGCTGCTCGGATTCCCATCAGCACAAGGTCTATTCCATAAAGCAATTCTCCAAAGTGGTGCTGCAGCAAATGTACATGCTTCGGAAAAAGCTACAAAAATTGCAGGTCACCTATTAGCAACTTTACAAGTAGAACCTACGAATCTTTCAAAATTAGAGGAATTGTCAGTAGAACAGTTAATTCAGGCAGCCGACCTTGTTCCTCCAATGAGCTTAGGACCAGTGATTGATGGTGTTTCATTGCCAAGACACCCGGAAGAGGCGATTGCAGAGGGTTCCGCAAAGGATATCACCATCTTAATCGGGACAAATAAAGATGAATACAATATTTTTAGTGCATTTGACCCAGCGTGGAAAAACGCAGATGAAACAAAGGTTAAACAGCTTTTTGAAAAAACATTTGGTCCACTGGTGCCGCTAATTTCAAGTTACCTCGGAGGGAACCAGCCACTATCGCAAGAACTGTATAACAAGCTGCTAACCAGGAGTGTCTTTACATATCCTGCACAAAAATTAACCGAACTGCAGGTAAAACAAGGTGCTCCTGTTTGGATGTATCGCTTTGATTGGGAAACACCGGTGTTTGGCGGTGCACTAAAATCAACGCACGCCTTAGAAATTCCATTTGTTTTTAATACATTAGATACGCCAAATACGGAAAATTTCACAGGCTCTTCCCCAGAACGTAAATTGGTTGCCAGCCAAATGCATCAGGCATGGATAAACTTTGCGCGAAACGGCAATCCAAATTCAGAAAGCCTTCCTGAATGGCCTCAGTATAATTTGAACGACCGATCTACTCTGATTTTTAATATAGATAGTGCCGTAGAAAATGATCCAAACCGTAAGGAACGGATGATTTGGGAACAGGCGACAATGATGTTGAAATCCTAA
- a CDS encoding TIGR02206 family membrane protein, producing the protein MFSVTGMQTFTFFSTPHVLTLILFILTCFLLVYYRKSLKSYQNIIKWTLFAILIVCEVSFHLWLILTNQWEVADLPLQLCSLSTFLSLYLFLRPNQKVFNLLFFIGLLPAILSMVTPDIVYQFPHFRFFKYFLHHSAIPLAVLYFILFEGYRVPRKAVITSYLTLNVIAVPIFFLNRLLGTNFFFLASPSETKTLLSFFGSGIMYYISLEIAAIIVFMITYIPMGILLKRENGTAN; encoded by the coding sequence ATGTTTTCTGTTACCGGAATGCAGACTTTCACATTCTTTTCAACTCCCCATGTGTTGACGTTAATTCTCTTTATTCTAACCTGTTTTCTTTTAGTGTATTACAGAAAAAGTCTTAAATCATATCAAAATATCATAAAATGGACCTTATTTGCTATCTTAATTGTTTGTGAGGTTTCTTTCCATTTGTGGTTAATTCTAACGAATCAATGGGAAGTGGCTGATCTCCCGTTACAGCTTTGTTCACTCAGTACGTTTTTATCGCTGTATTTATTTTTGAGGCCTAATCAGAAAGTGTTTAATCTGTTATTTTTTATCGGACTTCTTCCTGCGATATTGAGTATGGTCACACCGGATATCGTCTACCAATTTCCTCATTTTCGTTTCTTTAAATATTTCCTACATCATTCAGCCATTCCACTAGCTGTTTTGTACTTTATTCTCTTTGAAGGGTACAGAGTCCCTAGAAAAGCAGTTATTACTAGCTACCTTACTTTGAATGTGATTGCAGTACCCATTTTTTTCTTAAATCGATTATTGGGTACCAATTTTTTCTTCTTAGCAAGCCCTTCAGAAACAAAAACCTTACTGTCATTCTTCGGTAGTGGAATCATGTATTACATTAGCCTTGAAATAGCGGCGATCATTGTGTTTATGATTACGTATATCCCAATGGGTATTTTACTAAAAAGAGAGAATGGTACTGCAAATTGA